The Sinomicrobium kalidii region ATACCTTAAAACAGGACTTTGCATTTACAGTAAGGGACCGGTGGCTCAATTATTCGGATACGCTCTACACCAGTATATCTCCGCTCTATGAAGCCGCCATTCCCCAATCCGGTTATAACGGTATGAATCTGCCCGGCGATGCTCCGAGGCATCCTTCTACGTCAATGTCAGGGATGTGGGATGGTAATATTATAGACTGGCCCAGTATCTACATGACCCAGGCCGCTCATCCCGGCGAGCACGTCATTACCTTTGATATCGGGCAACTGGCCAAACTGAGCCGTATTGTTATCTGGGACTATCCCGAATACTACAACGGGCGTACCTATTATTACCTGCATTGTATGTACCGGTTCGAAATATGGGGATCGGACGATCCGCCCGCCGACGGCAGCTTTGACAACTGGCACCTGCTGGGCACTTACCAGGAAACAAAACCTTCGGGGCTGCCCTACGGAGAGCAGAACGATGAAGATTACCGGGCGGCCAATGCGGGGTTCAGCTGGGAATTCGATATTAATGTCCCGAAAGTAAGGTATCTGAGGATCAGATGTCTGGAGAACTGGGGAGGAAGCACCAACCTCGCTATCGGGGAATTACAGGTATTTGGCGACCCGAGGTAAAAAGAGACTTGGTAAATGACAAAAATTCAAACATACTATCAGGAGAAGCCAGAGCCTAAGAACCGGTTGCCAGTTTGTAAAAAACTATAAAAACCGGCAACCGGTAACAGGCAACCGGAACCCGGCAACTGTCCTACAGTCTCACATCATACCCGATAAATTTTTGTCATGTCCTAAAAAAAGAGATATAAATTATAAAGACAAGATCATGAACAGCAATACTATAAAAACAGTTTTATACGGAATTGTCCTGTGCCTTTTTACCGTTTTGTCCTGTTCGGAAATGGACGATTATAAAGAATACACCAAAGAAGGGGAAATATCCTATACCGGTAAGATAGACGCTTTGAAGATCTATTCCGGGCGGAACAGGGTTTTAATTGAAGGACTTTTCAGGGCAGACCCCAAGATCACCGAATGTCGCATTTACTGGAATGATAAAAGGGATTCTGTAGTGATCCCGGTAACAAAAACGGCAAGTGTAGACACTTTACTGACTTTGATTGATGATCTGGACGAGAACATCTACAATTTTGAAGTGAGGACCTATGATGATCTGGGGAACAGTTCGGTCCCGGTTTACGCAACGGGGGCATCTTACGGACAACGGTACCAGGCCTCCCTGATAAACAGGCCGGTCAATAAAAGCGATCTTTATGCGGGAGACCTTACGGCTACGATAGAATACGCGAGCATGGACCTTACCAGCGGTGTATTTGCCACGGAAATAATATATACCGATGGCGATGATGAAGAACACACGCTTCGGGTTCCCGTAGATAGTTCAAAAGCGGAAATAGACAGTTATAAAATAGGGACGGATTTTCGATACCGGACGCTCTTTCTGCCCGATTCCACCAGTATCGATACCTTTTCCACCGATTATATCACTATTGATCCGGATATTGTTTACCTGAAAAATTACAGTGCCCCGTTCGAAGTAGAATCTTCGTCAGGGAGATGGGGAACACTTGCGGACTGGATCACCAATGATGCTGCTAAAACCCACAGTGATCACGGCGGGACCGATACCCATACGGGAACAAGGTTATTCAACCTGGAATCCGGCTGGGGGACTCCCGAAATAGTGAACGGAAAGATATACCAGACCGTTACTTTGTCTCCGGGAACATATACGTTCAAGGCTAACCTGAGACAAACGAACGGGGAAAACGACACCTGGAATGTCGGCCAGGGAGACCGGGCCTACCTCGTTGTAGGTGAAGGAAATGAGCTTCCGGACGTAGATGTCATAGAAACTTCGTCTGCCACACTGGGGTTTGTAAGAGTGCTAAGGGACAATGACCCTGATGACTTTAAAGTAGAATTTACCATTACCGAAGAAAAACAGGTTTCCGTGGGATATGCTACCACACAACCGGGTGGCAATGTAAGTGAACAATATCCGGGAACCGCGAACGGAAGACACTGCAATATCTTATCATTTGAATTTTTTAAAACCGATTAGTTATGGATTATCTGAAAAAGTCGGGCTGTTTGTTCATGCTCTGTGCCCTGCTGGCGTGTACGGACGATGGCAGACAGGAAGAACCTGACCTTGGGGAACCCCCCGAAAGCGAAGCCGGTATCCCGGGCTTGAAAACCCTGGATGTGAGCAACGTAACACTGAACACGGCAACAGTCACGGGAAGTGTTACAAACAACGGAGGTGCATCAGTGACCAAAAGAGGAATATGCTGGAGTAAAACAGGTATACCCACCGTAGAAGGCGCATCGGCAGATGCCGTATCTATACAAGCTTCAGGTGAGTTTTCCGCAAACCTGAACGGCCTGGAAGAAAACACGGAATATTATGTCCGGGCCTTTGCGGCCAATGGTGCCGGTACCGGTTACGGAGAAGTGTTAAACTTTGTTACAGGCAGGACTTCCGAACCTGTGCAACCCTTGGTTTTCCTGGATTCCACCACTTTTGACAACACCCGGAAGTTCGAAGAGCACTGGGAAATGTTTTATCCGTGGGGAACCGATCATAACGGTTCGGCCCGGATGTATGAAGACCAGGTAACGCTGGACGGAAACGGCGGATTGCTGATAGAAGCCAACCGCATTTATGAAGACGAAGGAGACAGTTCTGCCGATCCCTGGTTAAAAATAAAATACCATTCCGGGGCCATTCATTTTAAGGAACACATTGTGGTGAGTGATTCGCTGCCCTCCTGGGAGATCAGCGGGGATTTCCAGGTGCCTACCACAAGGGGGTCCTGGCCGGCCTTCTGGATCACCGGGGCCTGGAGCTGGCCGCCGGAGATCGACATTATGGAGTTTAAAGGGAACAATACCAACTGGCAAAACACGGTGACAGGCCCCGATTGGCAGAACACGTCCTGGCAAACGACCAAAACCACGGTGTCTAATGCCGGAAACTGGCACAATTATAAAGTGATCATCAATAAAACCTCGCAAACCGATGTGGAGATCAAGCTCTACATCGACGGAGATCAGACGGGCACACATACGGCCGATTTTGTAGGAAAACCGTTCTGGCTGATCATCAATATGCAAATGGAAGGTTCCAGCGGTGCCCCCGGCCCCGAATATGCCGAATACAGGGCCCGGAATATCTATGTGGCGGCTACTCCCGCCGAAACACCTTAAAAAACCCTAAATTATAATACCTATGAAAACAATACATCTGCTTTACACAATACTTTTTGCATTAGCTATGGCATGCAGCGGAGATGACCAGACCCAGGCTCCGGAAGAACTTATGGATAAAACAGGAAAGGAAGGTTCAGGAGAAGTCCCGGAACTTCAGGCTGTGGAAATCGATAATATTACCACCACCACGGCGATTGCCAGGGGAAATATTGTTAAGAACGGAAGCTCCCCGGTAACCGAAAGGGGAGTGTGCTGGAGTGTAGAAAGCTCTCCCGTTAAGGAAGATCACAATGCCGAAGCCTCATCGGTGAAAG contains the following coding sequences:
- a CDS encoding DUF4998 domain-containing protein, encoding MNSNTIKTVLYGIVLCLFTVLSCSEMDDYKEYTKEGEISYTGKIDALKIYSGRNRVLIEGLFRADPKITECRIYWNDKRDSVVIPVTKTASVDTLLTLIDDLDENIYNFEVRTYDDLGNSSVPVYATGASYGQRYQASLINRPVNKSDLYAGDLTATIEYASMDLTSGVFATEIIYTDGDDEEHTLRVPVDSSKAEIDSYKIGTDFRYRTLFLPDSTSIDTFSTDYITIDPDIVYLKNYSAPFEVESSSGRWGTLADWITNDAAKTHSDHGGTDTHTGTRLFNLESGWGTPEIVNGKIYQTVTLSPGTYTFKANLRQTNGENDTWNVGQGDRAYLVVGEGNELPDVDVIETSSATLGFVRVLRDNDPDDFKVEFTITEEKQVSVGYATTQPGGNVSEQYPGTANGRHCNILSFEFFKTD
- a CDS encoding DUF4959 domain-containing protein — encoded protein: MKNSIKNKLTAGVFTMALFIISGSIIVACSDSDTQEPLENNPEAPGVVHNVSVENQPGKARITYALPEEQDLLYVKAEYTLATGKSMEVKASYYENSVLVEGFADTLEHEVKLYAVNRSEVASEPVAVTVKPQEAPLWDVYKSLHVGAAFGGVYVNAENPYRSDVAILIMQKNEHDEWEINPNSIYSSTDSISHTLRGLDTLKQDFAFTVRDRWLNYSDTLYTSISPLYEAAIPQSGYNGMNLPGDAPRHPSTSMSGMWDGNIIDWPSIYMTQAAHPGEHVITFDIGQLAKLSRIVIWDYPEYYNGRTYYYLHCMYRFEIWGSDDPPADGSFDNWHLLGTYQETKPSGLPYGEQNDEDYRAANAGFSWEFDINVPKVRYLRIRCLENWGGSTNLAIGELQVFGDPR
- a CDS encoding family 16 glycosylhydrolase, yielding MDYLKKSGCLFMLCALLACTDDGRQEEPDLGEPPESEAGIPGLKTLDVSNVTLNTATVTGSVTNNGGASVTKRGICWSKTGIPTVEGASADAVSIQASGEFSANLNGLEENTEYYVRAFAANGAGTGYGEVLNFVTGRTSEPVQPLVFLDSTTFDNTRKFEEHWEMFYPWGTDHNGSARMYEDQVTLDGNGGLLIEANRIYEDEGDSSADPWLKIKYHSGAIHFKEHIVVSDSLPSWEISGDFQVPTTRGSWPAFWITGAWSWPPEIDIMEFKGNNTNWQNTVTGPDWQNTSWQTTKTTVSNAGNWHNYKVIINKTSQTDVEIKLYIDGDQTGTHTADFVGKPFWLIINMQMEGSSGAPGPEYAEYRARNIYVAATPAETP